In the Helianthus annuus cultivar XRQ/B chromosome 11, HanXRQr2.0-SUNRISE, whole genome shotgun sequence genome, one interval contains:
- the LOC118484238 gene encoding uncharacterized protein LOC118484238, giving the protein MILVIDNFSNGFLGENLGNIKDKRLLNWENRLKICIEVAHALRYIHYEMEDQKMIINRDICSYNIGLDENFGAKIINFSWSVFLPPNQDNEALYPKIRIDRPSYRDPQYEKTGKLKRESDVYGFGVVLFEILCGRLAYDPIYKKESDKGLAFVARRSFSIGTLEEMIDPILKEGIGEIKFVLNRGPNKDSLHTFITIAHQCVAETQDQRPTMKVVVKELEKALFFQNNNKDNPKMSLEDIKRVTQNFHDDNFIGGGIRFGQGEQQFFSELQILLDYKHENVIGLVGYCDETDEKVLIYEYLSKGSLDRYLNHTSLTWVKRLNICIDVARALDFLHGGVGKQAKVIHRDIKTENILLNNDWKAKLADFGLSLICSINQETDYIIDHACGTKGYVDPLYRQSGFLTIESDIYSFGVVLFEILCGRSTFEIQKREGHYLPDFIEKSFKEGKHGEVVFKQIREHIVPKSLITFQEVAYQCLHLEREKRPTTKKVLMQLKKALVFQNMASTMNQFAHLQIPLEAVAKATNNFHHDNIIEHGGVGIAYKGRLLWSGRLMEIIARRFDCKHVDGDLEFLAEISALSDLKHKNLVSVIGFCDEIDEKIIVTMYEANGSLGQYLNSLNLTWKQILRICLGVARALSYLHYDKGRDYAILHCNINSNTILLDGNWETKLSGFEFSIKQSVNDKDQVCPCEHTGTFGCVDPAIEKTGGVTHKSDIYSFGVVLFEILCERKALIHNEVDRFLAQLAKHHYEKGTLHDIIHPPLLNQILSPKSLLIYSKVAYSCLNDDRAHRPDMHHIVAKLEKALELQLRHENIVITSNKDYVFWIGLAMGQENTLGHFKIHLNDIKSATNNFSEAYTIASSDDDYTLYRAELHSFGKENPSSEKGKNIGEHPKAHNIVVKNGTPLEMSDSEMIIVTENVSNGYLDGYLGNVNDMRILTWEKRLKICIDIAHALEYLHSEMEDQKTIIHRDICSYSIGLDETWGAKIFAFWWSVFLPPNQEDEALYINWLGRPSYIDPEYEKTNKLKRESDVYSFGVVLFEILWEESL; this is encoded by the exons ATGATCCTTGTCATTGACAATTTTTCTAATGGATTTCTTGGTGAGAATTTGGGAAACATCAAAGACAAGCGTCTTTTGAATTGGGAAAACCGTTTGAAAATATGCATTGAGGTTGCACACGCATTAAGGTACATTCACTATGAGATGGAAGACCAGAAGATGATAATAAACCGTGATATATGCAGTTACAACATTGGGTTGGACGAGAATTTTGGGGCAAAGATTATTAATTTTTCGTGGTCTGTATTCCTGCCTCCAAATCAAGATAACGAAGCTCTCTATCCCAAAATTCGTATTGACAGACCAAGCTACAGAGATCCACAGTATGAGAAGACTGGTAAGTTGAAAAGAGAATCAGATGTTTATGGTTTCGGAGTAGTCTTGTTTGAAATTCTATGTGGGAGATTAGCCTATGACCCAATTTACAAGAAGGAGAGTGACAAAGGGCTGGCTTTTGTGGCAAGACGAAGCTTCAGCATAGGAACACTAGAAGAGATGATAGATCCTATATTAAAGGAAGGAATTGGTGAAATCAAATTTGTTCTAAATAGAGGACCCAACAAGGATTCTTTGCACACGTTTATTACAATTGCACACCAGTGTGTGGCAGAAACTCAAGACCAACGCCCAACAATGAAAGTCGTAGTCAAGGAACTTGAAAAAGCATTATTCTTTCAA AACAACAACAAGGATAACCCCAAAATGTCACTTGAAGACATAAAACGGGTGACACAAAACTTTCATGATGACAATTTCATCGGTGGGGGGATTCG GTTTGGTCAAGGAGAACAACAATTCTTTAGTGAGCTCCAAATTCTTTTGGATTATAAACATGAGAATGTCATTGGTCTTGTAGGCTACTGTGATGAAACTGATGAAAAAGTCCTTATCTATGAGTATTTGTCCAAGGGAAGTCTTGATAGGTATTTGAATCATACTTCTCTTACATGGGTGAAACGACTTAATATATGCATTGATGTTGCAAGAGCGTTGGATTTCCTACACGGAGGAGTAGGAAAACAAGCAAAGGTGATACATAGGGACATCAAAACTGAGAACATCCTGTTAAACAATGATTGGAAAGCAAAACTGGCTGATTTTGGGCTTTCGCTAATATGTTCAATAAATCAGGAAACAGACTATATTATCGATCATGCGTGTGGCACAAAAGGATACGTGGACCCACTTTATAGACAATCGGGATTCCTAACCATAGAATCCGATATTTACTCGTTTGGTGTTGTTTTATTTGAGATTTTGTGCGGGAGATCAACGTTTGAAATCCAAAAACGTGAGGGCCACTATCTACCAGATTTCATTGAAAAAAGTTTTAAAGAAGGAAAGCATGGTGAGGTGGTGTTCAAACAAATAAGGGAACATATCGTGCCTAAATCACTAATTACATTTCAAGAGGTTGCCTACCAATGCCTACATCTTGAGAGAGAAAAACGGCCGACAACAAAAAAAGTTTTGATGCAACTTAAGAAAGCATTGGTATTTCAA AACATGGCATCAACAATGAACCAGTTTGCTCACTTACAAATCCCACTTGAAGCTGTGGCGAAGGCCACCAACAACTTTCATCATGATAACATCATCGAACATGGTGGAGTTGGTATTGCATATAAAGGACGACTCTTGTGGTCTGGGAGGTTGATGGAGATCATTGCACGGAGATTTGATTGTAAGCATGTGGATGGAGACCTCGAGTTCTTGGCAGAAATTTCAGCGCTTTCTGATCTCAAGCATAAAAATCTGGTCTCTGTTATTGGGTTTTGTGATGAGATAGATGAAAAGATCATTGTAACCATGTATGAGGCCAATGGAAGTCTAGGGCAGTATTTAAACAGCCTGAACCTCACATGGAAGCAAATATTGAGGATATGTCTAGGTGTGGCTCGTGCGTTGAGTTACTTACATTATGACAAGGGACGTGATTATGCTATTCTACATTGTAACATCAATAGCAACACTATTTTGTTGGACGGTAATTGGGAAACCAAGTTATCCGGTTTTGAATTTTCCATCAAACAATCAGTAAACGATAAGGATCAGGTGTGCCCTTGTGAACACACTGGCACATTTGGGTGTGTGGACCCAGCAATTGAAAAGACGGGAGGTGTGACCCACAAGTCGGACATCTACTCATTCGGTGTTGTTTTATTCGAAATATTGTGTGAGAGGAAAGCGTTAATTCATAATGAGGTTGATAGGTTTCTAGCTCAGTTGGCCAAGCATCATTATGAAAAGGGAACATTGCATGATATAATCCATCCTCCTCTATTAAATCAAATATTGTCTCCGAAATCACTCCTCATATACTCAAAGGTAGCATATTCTTGCTTAAATGATGATCGAGCACACCGCCCAGATATGCACCATATTGTGGCTAAACTTGAGAAAGCATTGGAACTTCAGTTGCGTCATGAAAATATT GTGATAACGTCAAATAAAGATTATGTGTTTTGGATAGGGTTGGCAATGGGCCAG GAAAACACGTTGGGGCACTTCAAGATTCATCTCAATGATATTAAATCAGCAACAAATAATTTTTCAGAGGCATACACAATTGCATCTTCGGATGATGATTATACTTTGTACAGAGCAGAACTCCACTCTTTTGGTAAAGAAAATCCTTCATCCGAAAAGGGGAAGAACATAGGAGAACATCCCAAGGCACACAACATTGTGGTTAAAAACGGTACACCTCTGGAAATGAGTG ATTCTGAGATGATTATTGTCACTGAGAATGTTTCTAATGGATACCTTGATGGTTATTTGGGAAACGTCAATGATATGCGCATTTTGACATGGGAAAAGCGTTTGAAAATCTGCATTGATATCGCACACGCATTGGAGTACCTTCACTCTGAGATGGAAGACCAAAAGACGATAATACACCGTGATATATGTAGCTACAGCATTGGGTTGGATGAGACTTGGGGAGCAAAGATTTTTGCCTTTTGGTGGTCCGTATTCCTGCCTCCAAATCAAGAAGACGAAGCTCTCTATATAAACTGGCTTGGCAGACCTAGCTACATAGATCCAGAGTATGAGAAGACCAATAAGTTAAAAAGAGAATCAGATGTTTATAGTTTTGGAGTTGTATTGTTTGAGATTCTATGGGAGGAGAGCCTATGA
- the LOC118484239 gene encoding uncharacterized protein LOC118484239: MEKYREKKRDLHMVFIDLEKAYDSVPRRLIWDSWESRGVSGKYIDLIKDMYVRTKITVRAPVGDTDSFPVEEALPWCLLFADDIVLVADSKQSLNVSGVDNDEDFQITIDGQVVPQVNKFKWRAATGVLCDKRFPTKLKGKFYRVAIRPAMLYGTDCWAIKEVQARKMEVAEMRMLRWMCGHTRLDRIRNDVFRERLEVASISDKIKEGRLRCFGHVKRRQTIEPVRVVENLEVEGRRSRGRPKITWDERIRQDLQKLHLSENMVHDRSSWRYRIKVKDF; the protein is encoded by the exons ATGGAGAAGTATAGGGAGAAGAAACGGGACCTACACATGGTGTTCATTGATCTTGAAAAGGCCTATGACAGTGTGCCACGTAGACTGATTTGGGATAGTTGGGAGAGTAGAGGGGTTTCTGGGAAGTATATAGACTTAATTAAGGATATGTATGTTAGGACTAAGATTACTGTCCGAGCGCCTGTAGGGGATACTGATTCTTTCCCTGTGGAG GAGGCTCTTCCGTGGTGCCTGCTTTTCGCAGATGATATTGTGTTAGTTGCTGATAGTAAACAAAGCCTGAATGTGAG TGGAGTAGACAACGATGAGGACTTTCAGATCACCATTGACGGGCAAGTGGTTCCGCAGGTCAATAAGTTCAA GTGGAGAGCTGCCACTGGGGTATTGTGCGATAAGAGGTTCCCAACAAAATTGAAAGGGAAATTTTATAGGGTTGCAATTAGACCTGCTATGTTATACGGAACCGACTGTTGGGCCATTAAGGAAGTACAAGCACGCAAGATGGAGGTGGCAGAGATGAGAATGCTAAGATGGATGTGTGGGCACACAAGGTTAGACCGGATAAGAAACGATGTTTTTAGGGAGAGGTTAGAAGTAGCTAGTATATCAGATAAGATAAAGGAGGGAAGATTGAGGTGCTTTGGACATGTGAAGAGGAGGCAGACGATAGAGCCCGTTAGAGTGGTTGAAAATCTCGAGGTGGAAGGGAGGAGGAGTAGAGGCAGACCCAAAATTACTTGGGATGAGCGGATTAGGCaggatttgcaaaaattgcacctCTCTGAGAACATGGTCCATGATAGGAGCTCGTGGAGAtataggattaaggttaaggattTCTAG
- the LOC118484240 gene encoding probable receptor-like protein kinase At2g23200, protein MMTISSVGEDLAKSIKETFKMEMDLKPLLQSDWIQGYCDENDEKVLIYEYLSKGSLDRYLNDTSLTWMKRLNICIDVARALDFLHRGVGKQAKVIHRDIKTENILLNNDWKAKLADFGLSLICSINQETDYIMDHACGTRGYVDPLYRQSGFLTIESDIYSFGVFYLRFCAGDQHLKSKT, encoded by the exons ATGATGACAATTTCATCGGTGGGGGAGGATTTGGCAAAGTCTATAAAGGAAACCTTCAAGATGGAGATGGATTTAAAACCATTGTTGCAAAGCGATTGGATACAAG GCTACTgtgatgaaaatgatgaaaaagtCCTTATCTATGAGTATTTGTCCAAGGGAAGTCTTGATAGGTATTTGAATGATACTTCTCTTACATGGATGAAACGACTTAATATATGCATTGATGTTGCAAGAGCGTTGGATTTCCTACACAGAGGAGTGGGAAAACAAGCAAAGGTGATACATAGGGACATCAAAACTGAAAACATCCTGTTAAACAATGATTGGAAAGCAAAACTGGCTGATTTTGGGCTTTCGCTAATATGTTCAATAAATCAGGAAACAGACTATATCATGGATCATGCGTGTGGCACAAGAGGATACGTGGACCCACTTTATAGACAATCGGGATTCCTAACCATAGAGTCTGATATTTACTCCTTTGGTGTTTTTTATTTGAGGTTTTGTGCGGGAGATCAACATTTGAAATCCAAAACATGA
- the LOC118484241 gene encoding putative receptor-like protein kinase At4g00960 — MLHLDREKRPTTEKVLMQLKKALVFQNMASTMNQFAHLQIPLEDVAKATNNYHHDNIIEHGGVGIVYKGRLLWSGRLMEIAARRFDCKHGDGDLEFLAEISALSDLKHKNLVSIIGFCDAIDEKIIVTTYGANGSLGQYLNSLNLTWKQRLRICLGVARALSYLHYDKGRDYAILHCNINSNTIC; from the exons ATGCTACATCTTGATAGAGAAAAACGACCAACAACAGAAAAAGTTTTAATGCAACTCAAGAAAGCATTGGTATTTCAA AACATGGCATCAACAATGAACCAGTTTGCTCACTTACAAATCCCACTTGAAGATGTGGCGAAGGCCACCAACAACTATCATCATGATAACATCATCGAACATGGTGGAGTTGGTATCGTATATAAAGGACGACTCTTGTGGTCTGGGAGGTTGATGGAGATTGCTGCACGGAGGTTTGATTGTAAGCATGGGGATGGAGACCTCGAGTTCTTGGCAGAAATTTCAGCGCTTTCTGATCTCAAACATAAAAATCTGGTCTCTATTATTGGGTTTTGTGACGCGATAGATGAAAAGATCATTGTAACCACGTATGGGGCCAATGGAAGTCTAGGCCAGTATCTAAACAGCCTGAACCTCACATGGAAGCAAAGATTGAGGATATGTCTAGGTGTGGCTCGTGCGTTAAGTTACCTACATTATGACAAGGGACGTGATTATGCTATTCTACATTGTAACATCAATAGCAACACAATTTGTTAG